The Burkholderia latens genome segment GCCCGGCTGCGACGGTGCGTGCTACAGCAGCGTGCTGGTCGTGTCGGCGCACGTGCATGCGGAAGGCGCGACGACGCTGGCAGCCTGTCGAGGATTGCGCGCTGCATTCAACGGCGCGGATTCGCACAGCGGGATGAACGCGTTGCGGCACGCGGTTGCGCCGCATGCGTCCGGCGGCCGTTTCTTCGGTTCGGTACAGTCGTTCGGCTCGCACGCGAACGTGTTGCGCGCGCTGGCCGACGGCGATGCCGACTGCGCGGCGATCGACTGCGTGACGTTCGCGTATGTGCGCGACGCGCTGCCGGAATGGTTGAACGGGATCCGCGTCATCGGCGCGACGGCTTCGGCGCCGGGGTTGCCGCTCATTGCGTCGAAGACGCTAGAGGAAAGTCGGGTGGAGGCGTTGCAGGATGCACTCGACCATGCAGTCGCGGTCGATGCGGAACGGGCGGTGGAGCTGCGGCTGAAGGGCTTCGCACGATTGCTGCCGAGTGCATACGACGCGATCGAGCGGCTCGCGCGCGACGCCGCCGCGCACGGATATCCCGAGCTGGCGTAAAGGCGGCGCGGCCGCCGTGACGGCCGCACCGCTTGCGATCACTCGTCGTCCATCAACCGGACCTTGACCCGCTTGCCCTTGATCTTCCCCGCATTGAGCTTGCGCAGCGCATCGCGCGCGACGCCGCGCTCGATCGCGACATAGGTCGAGAACTCGGTCACGTTGATCTTGCCGATCTGCTTGCCGTCGAACCCGGCGTCGCCGGTCAGCGCGCCGAGCACGTCGCCCGGGCGGATTTTGTCCTTGCGGCCGCCGAGAATCTGCAGCGTTTCCATCGGCGGCAGCAGCGTGTCGGTGCCGGTCGGCTTCAGTTCCGCGAGCGAATGCCATTCGACCTCGCGCTTCTGCGCCTGCTCGATCGCGCCGACCCGGCCCATCTCGTCCATGCTGGCGAGGCTCAGCGCCCAGCCTTCCTGATCCGCGCGGCCAGTGCGGCCGATGCGGTGCACGTGCACTTCGGGGTCGGGCGTCACGTCCACGTTGATCACCGCTTCAAGCTGCGCGATGTCGAGCCCGCGCGCGGCGACGTCGGTTGCGACCAGCACCGAGCAGCTGCGGTTCGCGAACTGGATCAGCACCTGGTCCCGTTCGCGCTGTTCGAGTTCGCCGTGCAGCGCGAGCGCATGGAACCCCTGCGCGTGCAGCACGTCGAGCAGGTCGCGGCATTGCTGCTTGGTGTTGCAGAATGCGATCGTGCTGATCGGCCGGTAGTGATTCAGCAGCTGGCCGACCGCGTGCAGCCGCTCGGTTTCCGTCACTTCGTAGAAGCGCTGGCGGATCTTGCTGTTGTCGTGGCGCTCCTCGAGCTTCACTTCCTTCGGATTGCGCAGGAATTGCTGACTCAGCTTCGCGATGCCGTCCGGATAGGTCGCCGAGAACAGCAGCGTCTGGCGCGTGGTCGGGCACAGCCGCGCGACCTTCGCGATGTCGTCGAAGAAGCCCATGTCGAGCATCCGGTCGGCTTCGTCGAGCACGAGCGTGTTGAGCGCATCGAGCTTCAGGTTGCCGCGGTCGAGGTGATCCATGATGCGGCCCGGCGTGCCGACGACGATGTGCGCGCCGTGTTCGAGGCTCTGCGCCTGCGGGCGCATCGGCGTGCCGCCGCACAGCGTCAGCACCTTCACGTTTTCTTCTGCGCGCGCGAGGCGGCGCACTTCCTGTGCGACCTGGTCGGCGAGTTCGCGCGTCGGGCACAGGATCATCGCCTGCACGTCGAAGCGGCGCGCGTCGAGGCGCGCGAGCAGCGCGAGCGAGAACGCGGCGGTCTTGCCGCTGCCCGTCTTCGCCTGCGCGATCAGGTCATGGCCGGCGAGCGCGATCGGCAGGCTCGCGGCCTGAATCGGCGTCATGTCGACATAGCCGAGCTGCGCGAGGTTCGCGAGCGCGGCGGGCGTCAGCGGCAGCGCGCTGAACGGCGTGGCGGTCGGTTGCGTCAAGACAGGTCTCCGAGGTAGGGGCGGCCTTCCATCTGCTCGTAGACGACATTGCCTTCGTCGTCCTCGAAGCGCTCGAGATAGTTGCGGGCGCCGCAGAGCGGGCAGCGGAACAGCAGCCCCTGGCCCTCGTCCTTGATGACGACGTCGGACGTCTCCCACTGCGTGCCGCAGCTCTGGTTTCGGCAGGTAAACACGGTCATTCTCCAGCTGAATTCGGTTGGTGGCGCGCCCGGCGGGCGCGGCAGCGAGGCGCGGCGCTCGCGCGGCTCGGGCGCGGGCCGCACCGGCGGTCGCGTGGACCGCGGCGATGCGGATGGTGGATCGGGTGGCGACGGCGTCGCGCGTGCCCGCAATTCTAGCGGATGCGGGGGGCGCCAGTGGGCGGCACGGTGCGCGGACCGGCTGCGCACGAACGTCCGTGTGCAGCCGGTGGGAGCGCCGCGACCGGCTGCGTGCGGCGCCGCACGCATTCGCCATGAAAAACGGCCGCCCCGAAGGGCGGCCGTCCGATGCGGCGAAACGCAGCCGGATCCGTTACAGCGCCATGTCGGCCGATGCCTTCGCGGGTCGCGCCGGCGCCCCGCCCGTCGCCTGCGACGGCGCCGTCAGGTCGATCTTCGGCGGCGGCGACAACTGCAGCACGTCGCTCGTGTAGGTCCATTCCTCGACGACCTTCGCCGGGCTGTCGTTCAGCTTCGTGCCGTAGCTCGGCACGATCTGGCGGATCTTCTGCTGCCATTCGGGCGTCGCGACCTTGTCCTTGAACACCTTCTGCATCAGGTTCAGCATGATCGGCGCCGCCGTCGACGCACCCGGCGATGCGCCGAGCAGCCCCGCGATGCTTCCGTCCTGCGAGCTGACGATCTCGGTGCCGAGCTTCAGCACGCCGCCCTTCTTCGGGTCGCGCTTGATGATCTGCACGCGCTGGCCGGCCTGCCACAGGCGCCAGTCTTCCTTCTTCGCATCCGGGAAGTATTCCTTCAGCGCGTTGAAGCGGTCGTCGTCGGACAGCATCAACTGGCCGGCCAGATACTGGACGAGCGGGAATTCGTCAACGCCCACGCGCATCATCGGCGCGACGTTGTGCAGGTTCGTACTCTTCGCGAGGTCGAAGTACGAGCCGTTCTTCAGGAACTTGGTCGAGAACGTCGCGAACGGCCCGAACAGGATGATCTTCTTGCCGTCGATAATCCGCGTGTCGAGGTGCGGCACCGACATCGGCGGCGAGCCGACCGACGCCTTGCCGTACGCCTTCGCGAGGTGCCGCTTCACGACCTCGGGGTTGTCGGTGACGAGAAACGAGCCGCCGACCGGGAACGCGCCGTAGTCCTTCGCCTCGGGGATGCCCGACGCCTGCAGCAGGTGCAGCGCACCGCCGCCTGCGCCGATGAACACGAACTTCGCGTCGACGGCCTGCGGCGGTTCGTCGGAATGCAGCTTGACCCACGACACATGCCACGTGCCATCCGCGTTGCGCGCGATCTCGCGCACTTCGCTCGACAGCGACAGCGTGAAGTTCGGCTGCGTCTTCAGGTAACCGACGAACTGGCGCGTGATCTCGCCGAAGTTCACGTCGGTGCCGATGGGCGTCCACGTGGCGGCGACCTTCTGCGAACGGTCGCGGCCTTCCATCATCAGCGGCACCCACTGCCTGATCTGGTCGTGATCTTCCGAATACTGCATTCCGCGGAACAGCGGGCTCGCCTGCAGCGCGTCGTAGCGCTTCTTCAGGAAGCGGACGTTGTCGTCGCCCCACACGAAGCTCATGTGCGGCGTCGAGTTGATGAACGAGCGCGGGTTCTTCAGCACGCCCTGGCGGACCTGCCATGCCCAGAATTGGCGCGAGATCTGGAACGACTCGTTGATCTCGATCGCCTTGGAGATGTCGATCTTGCCATCCGCTTTCTCCGGCGTGTAGTTCAGTTCCGCGAGCGCCGAGTGGCCGGTGCCGGCGTTGTTCCAGCCGTTCGAGCTTTCCAGCGCGACGCCGTCAAGGCGCTCGACCATCGTCATCGACCAGTCGGGCTGAAGCTCGTGCAGCCACACGCCGAGCGTCGAGCTCATGATGCCGCCGCCCACCAGCAGGACGTCGACCTTCTTCGTATCGGCGGCGTGCGCGGACGACGCGGCGACGCACAGCGCAATCGCCGACAGTATTACCCGTAACGTTTTGATCACAGCAGATCCCTTTTTCAACTTGGATGCATCGGTTTGCCATCTCGTCCGGACGTGCCGAATCGCGGCCGGTTTCGGTATCCGGAGATCCGGACCGCGAATCCGGAATTCCGGATCGGTCGCGTGCACCGTCGCATTTGCGCACGGGAAGCCATTGCGAAGGACACCTTCGGATCGGCTCCGTGCGGTCATGCGGATGCGTGCACCGCGGTCGCGGGCAACGCGTTCCGGCCCGTGCGGCAAGCTTCGCCGGGCGGCATTTCAGCCGAAGTCGACATGGGCCGCGCGCGATGCGTCTGGC includes the following:
- a CDS encoding phosphate/phosphite/phosphonate ABC transporter substrate-binding protein, whose protein sequence is MSQWIAALPMYNVTPRHAAPWRALLHDALAAFERTGGPGGVALLDEPFGDLHALWRRNDLLLSQTCGYPYRMLGLRDAVHLIATPAFDAPGCDGACYSSVLVVSAHVHAEGATTLAACRGLRAAFNGADSHSGMNALRHAVAPHASGGRFFGSVQSFGSHANVLRALADGDADCAAIDCVTFAYVRDALPEWLNGIRVIGATASAPGLPLIASKTLEESRVEALQDALDHAVAVDAERAVELRLKGFARLLPSAYDAIERLARDAAAHGYPELA
- the mqo gene encoding malate dehydrogenase (quinone); translation: MIKTLRVILSAIALCVAASSAHAADTKKVDVLLVGGGIMSSTLGVWLHELQPDWSMTMVERLDGVALESSNGWNNAGTGHSALAELNYTPEKADGKIDISKAIEINESFQISRQFWAWQVRQGVLKNPRSFINSTPHMSFVWGDDNVRFLKKRYDALQASPLFRGMQYSEDHDQIRQWVPLMMEGRDRSQKVAATWTPIGTDVNFGEITRQFVGYLKTQPNFTLSLSSEVREIARNADGTWHVSWVKLHSDEPPQAVDAKFVFIGAGGGALHLLQASGIPEAKDYGAFPVGGSFLVTDNPEVVKRHLAKAYGKASVGSPPMSVPHLDTRIIDGKKIILFGPFATFSTKFLKNGSYFDLAKSTNLHNVAPMMRVGVDEFPLVQYLAGQLMLSDDDRFNALKEYFPDAKKEDWRLWQAGQRVQIIKRDPKKGGVLKLGTEIVSSQDGSIAGLLGASPGASTAAPIMLNLMQKVFKDKVATPEWQQKIRQIVPSYGTKLNDSPAKVVEEWTYTSDVLQLSPPPKIDLTAPSQATGGAPARPAKASADMAL
- the dbpA gene encoding ATP-dependent RNA helicase DbpA encodes the protein MTQPTATPFSALPLTPAALANLAQLGYVDMTPIQAASLPIALAGHDLIAQAKTGSGKTAAFSLALLARLDARRFDVQAMILCPTRELADQVAQEVRRLARAEENVKVLTLCGGTPMRPQAQSLEHGAHIVVGTPGRIMDHLDRGNLKLDALNTLVLDEADRMLDMGFFDDIAKVARLCPTTRQTLLFSATYPDGIAKLSQQFLRNPKEVKLEERHDNSKIRQRFYEVTETERLHAVGQLLNHYRPISTIAFCNTKQQCRDLLDVLHAQGFHALALHGELEQRERDQVLIQFANRSCSVLVATDVAARGLDIAQLEAVINVDVTPDPEVHVHRIGRTGRADQEGWALSLASMDEMGRVGAIEQAQKREVEWHSLAELKPTGTDTLLPPMETLQILGGRKDKIRPGDVLGALTGDAGFDGKQIGKINVTEFSTYVAIERGVARDALRKLNAGKIKGKRVKVRLMDDE